CTTTAATCTCAAGTAAGCCCTTTGTTTGACTTCTCAACACCAAATGCATGAAAATAAAGTGCAACCTAAGCAAATCAAATAAAcatcctttcatttttctcaataaATTCTCTTATAAAATGTGGGAAAATAGTATGATGCACAAATTAAGATCTAGCGCGTCTCAAGCCCAAGGCATATTCATCATTAgtatttcatattttactaCTTGGTCAAATTTTGGAGCCTTTACAGTCTACAATGTACCTTACAAAGTTCCTGTTAAGTATCTTACATAAAAAATGTTTCCCATAAGTATTTAAGTCTCAAGGCATTGATTGTTGCAGGCATTCTTTTAAAGATATGGTTTAGCTTGCTTACATAGAATTAAACAATGATAATAGAGAAAGATTTatacacatttttttaaatagaagcTATATGGACATTATAATTAAAGAACAGGTAACTCATATGCCATTACTTAAACCGTGATTTCTTGTTAACCTTATGTTCTGCCCATTACCTTCGGAACTTGTTCTTGTGATTGCTCTTGATCGGCCTTTTTACAACTAGAAACAGCAATGCAATAATGAGATTTTCATCAGTAACTATGGCTGAccatattttttcccttttttcagCTTAGTTCCCTTGCCAGAAGGAGCTCTCTGCTTGATTGCTGCCACAGCGTTCTCTGCAGAGTATTTCCTATTCTATTTCCATTCAACAACCCATAAAGGACTTGAGGGGTACTACCACCTTCTCCTTGTGATCCTGATCGGTCTATGCATTTTATCCACTATTTTTGGGGCCCTCATGCCAACCAGCTTTCCAGTTGATCTGTGTTGTGGCATTGCTATAGCCCTCCAAGGCCTCTGGTTTTATCAGACTGCCTTCACTCTCTATGGGCCTATGATGCCAGAAGGTTGCCGGCttaaagaaaatatgatatCATGTCATTCACCAGAATATCAAGTTCGGGGTGAGTTGCTGGCTAACTTCCAGCTATTTATCATAGCATTTGGTGTCCTTGTTGCAGTTGTAGGATCATATGGGTTCGCTGCTTCAAGATTTGGGCATCCTGATCTTAGGAGCTTGTGTGCAGCAGAGGATGAACTAGATCGAGATTAAAGTGCGGTATGTCATATTCATTCTGTATCCCATTCATTCTGACTGAAGCAGGGTCTGCCATCTTTATTCTGCCCTCCATTTGCTTATGAGTTTCTCCCAAAGACATTTAGAGAACTCATGAAATTTAACAATTTGTCCGCATGCCATTGAAGGGTGGAGGTGCATTTTATATAAGAACATCAgttaaaatttaacaaaaattaaGAACTTCACTTCCTGGAATCTAAAAAATGATCCTATATTTGCAATTTGAATTGCCatagaaaaaaaagaggatTGGTTTCATTTCCCTCTGTTAGACAATGCTAAAATTTTGGCCCTTTTTTGGATTAAAGTTATATTCTGGTTCATGATTACAAATTTATTGTTTGTAACAATTTTCACACTTGATATAATTAAGTAGCAGCTAAACTTCTATTCATTGTAGGACCGCTCTAGATTCACATTTGCCAATTTTGATTTACCTCAAAACTCTGCTTAGCAGCAgcagtttttcattttttttttttttgttaaattttcatGGGGTAAAAGATCATGGGCTAACCACCAAATAATGTTGTGTAAACCAggaaaaataaggaaagagATCACTTCCCTTCAAGATCATGTATGCGAGAGGGTTTGGATGAGATGAGTAAGGTTTAGGTTGAATTCCATTTGAATTAATACTATAAACCCTTTTGCAAATGGTTAAAATTAATCTCCACTATAATAAATGGAGTTAGATAGGTTTTTTTTGGAGATTGAAGAAGTGTACTAGTGTTAAAGAAGATGTTTCCTCCTGCTAGTGATGATGACTCGAGCATTTTTCTGTTTCTACAGGTTTCTGATACATGTTGAGCAAGTGATTCACATTGAAGTTAACACAgaggatttttcttttctttttctttttgtctaaGTATTCATTGCTGGGGAAGCAAGTAATGTAGACCACATTCTTATGGACATTACTTATATAAATGCAAATGTTATGCAGGGAATGGCTTTTCGACATTATTTACTTATCCTTAGTTTGTAGATCCtagttctctttgctttttcagGCAATTATTACTTTTGAGATGTATTCGACCTTAAGGCCTGGTCTACTATTACTCCATTGAAGCTTTCGTTTTTATTCTGATTagaatttagttttgttttatcaacatgtttctctttctctttacaTTAGTTTACCCTTATTCCTCCATTTGAGCCAATGGTTTCATTATTAGTTTTTGATATATAATGGGATTATTGTCTCTTAGTGAACCCTTTAAGTAGGGTTGCTACAATAATGGGGCAATGCTCAGGTCCATGCCTTACTATCTACTATCctaggctctctaaatctacTCACAACGAAAACATGGTGTAttcaaaaccaataaaaaaaattatatatagagATTAGTACTATACGTATGATATGAATGTTCCCAGATCAATTCTTGTTAGTGTAGAAAACTCCAAATCAGCAGAAGATCTCCTAAACCATTAATCTTCCACTGGATGACTCCTTGAGTTTAGGCATTGAGATGGTAAAAATCTCTAAGTTAGAGGCTAGGGTTTTCTCTTTAGACTAATGGGAGAGAATGACaaaatctgaagcctttacccttaagggggtatttataagcttcCTATTAGCCTTAACTAACTCAAACTCACCTtaggcttgagtcacttaaacTATCCCAAAAaggtcataattaattaattagcctaatcaggatccaattaattaattagcctagtGCAAAGATACTATTCATTTACCTCTATGCAACCttgtataattaccaaaacgccttTATGCACATAAGTTAACTAAGAAccaatccaacccttataaaccattccatcaaggtatatgagttcAAGCAGGAATCACTAGGACCCACAAGAAAGTAttagctccctcaaaatccaattttagaGTTGACTCAATATCCCACTATATAGAGTCAATTTATATAATGAGATACTAAGTGCTTGAGTCTGTGACCTATTATCCACTGTATAcatagtctccccatgaactggtgtttgtaatctaacaaggtgaaagctatttGCCTCTCAAAATTATCTCTTACATCCTTGGAtaacaaatcctcctattatatgatcaaatAACATATTCTAGTTCACAaatagaatatgtcaaatttcattaaagaaTTATTGCAACgctatagatttcatgatcacacatCCTTAAGATAACCCAAGAGCACACATTGTCtcaaagtccatgagatatcatggtgcatctattgagaatacttgttgctatCAACTTCTATCAAAATTGACCTAATTCATAAGGAATGTATGATCACTTTAAGATCTCACTTGTAGGTTAAAACCACTATTAACTTTGACACAAGCtcatattctcttaaggttgagagataaTACAGTATAACAACTTGATGAAGTCATGACTGCCCAATAGCCTTACATCATGACATTGTAATACTTGTCCAATGTATAAcaatacacactagtgcactcaccatgggaatcCTATTCTGATGGCCAAGATCAGTCATTCCTCCAATTATGAGGTGGTGCAttacaacctcaaatggattgatTAAGTCCATGAACTGACGATGAACAAATCATTTACATTTAAAGAACCCATGGCTTTGATtttttgtgcaactcttaatacacctaagtcatgtTCAATGCAAGAGGTGCTAGGtgagaatgctcataaagtataatgtaTGAAATAAGGATTGATAAAAGTGAATgtggaatatcattaaataaataatagattccaaatttgttacatcatgttatgcttttaatAACTCCATCCTACCAATCTTCTACTAGCCCTTAAAGCATAATATTATCAAAGCATACTAGATACATATTTGACACCTATGTAATCCCTTTGATCATTAAAGACTCTCACGTTAATTTCTTATTAAAGGGATTTGTCAGGTTCTCCATAGAAGGTATCTTTTCAACTGTCACATCACTTCTATGAACTATttgatgaattaaatttatcctTGGGGTATTTAACTCAATCTTTTGACAACAAACATATAATCTCTCATTCTCATAAGATACTTTATGCTTGATAGTTGTTTAGTGTTCTAGACTTAAATTTGACTGATATCTACTTACCATACCTTAGTAAAGCAAATATCCGATCTAAATTGCATATATAAGGTTACTCATTGCAGAGGCATACCGCCTTAATGCGATTTCTTTTCTCAACTGTTGAAGAACACCTATCCTAAAAGGGGAACTCTAAAACTAAAGGGTAGCAAACCCTTCTTAGAGTCTTACATTATGCACTTGACCAAATGCTTGTTAGTGTAGGTACACATGacacaattttcctattcttataGTCCTTAAGAACCAT
This DNA window, taken from Vitis vinifera cultivar Pinot Noir 40024 chromosome 2, ASM3070453v1, encodes the following:
- the LOC100246499 gene encoding uncharacterized protein LOC100246499 translates to MGSFMGHVLPGTLFLAVGLWHIWSAVVRFVMNPKGFQVRVWNPVSGFDGRLRYLELYVVAIGAFIDMCIELLYSTHLQFFVNGVLNPSHMNDFEHSGMLLMFFIFGVVALLSQQTGLVPLPEGALCLIAATAFSAEYFLFYFHSTTHKGLEGYYHLLLVILIGLCILSTIFGALMPTSFPVDLCCGIAIALQGLWFYQTAFTLYGPMMPEGCRLKENMISCHSPEYQVRGELLANFQLFIIAFGVLVAVVGSYGFAASRFGHPDLRSLCAAEDELDRD